The following coding sequences are from one Acidobacteriota bacterium window:
- a CDS encoding NAD(P) transhydrogenase subunit alpha, with translation MEGLIAAFTIFVLAIFVGFEIITKIPPTLHTPLMSGSNAISGITIIGALISAGSENQFVPKMLGFVAVIFATINVIGGFLVTHRMLEMFRKKD, from the coding sequence ATGGAAGGACTGATTGCGGCCTTCACCATCTTCGTGCTGGCGATCTTCGTCGGCTTCGAGATCATCACCAAGATCCCGCCGACGCTGCACACCCCGCTGATGTCGGGCTCGAATGCGATCTCCGGGATCACCATCATCGGAGCGCTGATCTCGGCGGGATCGGAGAACCAGTTCGTGCCGAAGATGCTCGGGTTCGTCGCGGTCATCTTCGCGACGATCAACGTCATCGGCGGTTTTCTCGTCACGCACCGGATGCTGGAAATGTTCCGGAAGAAGGACTGA
- a CDS encoding NAD(P)(+) transhydrogenase (Re/Si-specific) subunit beta, translating into MSPTLINLSYLVASVLFIFGLKGLTHPRTAVRGNLLGALGMAVAVVATLLAKEIISYQWIILGFVIGGLFGAVLAIKIHMTAMPQLVALFNGFGGGASVLVAGAALLELVIEHKALSTQFTVATAASGLIGAVTFWGSLVAFAKLQELISGNQIIFPGQQAINAIIGAAALGLCGYLVYAPEQTLTYWVLVAVSSVLGILLVIPIGGADMPVVIALLNSYSGLAAAATGFVLSNSVLIISGSLVGASGIILTQIMCKAMNRSLAHVLFGVLGEAGEKASADDVYAGRVKSASAEEVAMLLENARQVVIVPGYGMAVAQAQHAVRDLMNLLESRGTNVEFAIHPVAGRMPGHMNVLLAEADVPYDKLKEMDEINPSLEQTDVAIVLGANDVVNPVARTDPKSPIAGMPIINVDKARTVVVIKRSLSPGFAGIPNPLFAADNTLMLFGDGKKAVLELISALKEAA; encoded by the coding sequence CTGAGCCCCACCCTGATCAACCTGTCGTATCTGGTCGCGTCGGTCCTGTTCATCTTCGGGCTGAAGGGGCTGACGCATCCGCGGACGGCCGTCCGCGGCAACCTCCTCGGCGCCCTCGGCATGGCCGTCGCGGTGGTGGCCACGCTCCTCGCCAAGGAGATCATCTCCTATCAGTGGATCATCCTCGGCTTCGTCATCGGCGGCCTGTTCGGCGCCGTGCTCGCGATCAAGATCCACATGACGGCGATGCCGCAGCTGGTGGCCCTCTTCAACGGCTTTGGCGGCGGAGCGTCCGTCCTCGTGGCGGGGGCGGCGCTTCTCGAGCTGGTGATCGAGCACAAGGCCCTGTCGACGCAGTTCACGGTGGCGACAGCCGCGTCCGGCCTGATCGGCGCGGTGACCTTCTGGGGCAGCCTCGTCGCCTTCGCCAAGCTGCAGGAGCTGATCAGCGGCAACCAGATCATCTTCCCCGGACAGCAGGCGATCAACGCGATCATCGGGGCCGCCGCCCTCGGCCTTTGCGGCTACCTCGTCTACGCCCCCGAGCAGACCCTGACGTACTGGGTGCTCGTCGCGGTCTCCTCGGTGCTCGGGATCCTGCTGGTGATCCCCATCGGGGGTGCGGACATGCCGGTGGTCATCGCCCTGCTGAACTCCTATTCCGGTCTCGCCGCCGCCGCCACCGGATTCGTGCTCTCGAACTCGGTCCTGATCATCTCGGGATCGCTGGTCGGCGCGTCGGGGATCATCCTGACGCAGATCATGTGCAAGGCGATGAACCGCTCCCTGGCGCATGTCCTGTTCGGGGTCCTCGGGGAGGCCGGCGAGAAGGCCAGCGCGGACGACGTGTACGCGGGCCGCGTCAAGTCGGCATCCGCGGAGGAGGTCGCGATGCTGCTGGAGAACGCCCGGCAGGTCGTGATCGTCCCCGGCTACGGCATGGCGGTGGCCCAGGCGCAGCACGCGGTGCGGGACCTGATGAACCTGCTCGAGTCGCGCGGCACCAACGTCGAGTTCGCCATCCATCCGGTCGCCGGCCGCATGCCCGGCCACATGAACGTGCTCCTCGCCGAGGCCGACGTTCCGTACGACAAGCTCAAGGAGATGGACGAGATCAACCCTTCGCTCGAGCAGACCGACGTCGCGATCGTGCTCGGGGCCAACGACGTGGTCAACCCCGTGGCCAGGACCGATCCCAAGAGCCCGATCGCCGGGATGCCGATCATCAACGTCGACAAGGCGCGCACGGTGGTGGTCATCAAGCGCAGCCTGAGCCCCGGATTCGCCGGCATCCCCAATCCGCTCTTCGCCGCCGACAACACGCTCATGCTCTTCGGCGACGGAAAGAAGGCGGTCCTGGAGCTGATCTCCGCACTCAAGGAGGCGGCGTAG
- the trkA gene encoding Trk system potassium transporter TrkA — MTLRVVIVGAGVVGRTCALRLSRDGHDVVVVERDPQKAREILDKLDVQVITGNGCSLSVLREAGLGRADLLLAVTDSDEMNLIAALLAGTAFDVRTKVVRLRADEYLDNVAELARSWRGKTYGFSPDRVAAARIGAMLDVPHAVDVAEMLDGSVIVAGFRVGPECPLVGRSMASLRKQYRDAQVLVAAIYRKGKALIPGGSTALEVGDVAYFSAVKKEIGQVVRLMGHRFDREPRVVIGGGGHIARNVARYALERGLRTTLILSRRDEAEELAVAMPEATVLCGPVTDEDLLAEAGIDSHTTFVAATRNHENNLLSSVLARRAGASRVITLVDNPTYILVAEQMGLDAVVSPRLGAVSAILRFVRGAHYEEVASLPHELIEVAAIDVDESSPLAGKPLGEVGLPPGVLITAVRTPAGVSIPGGRDTIPPGSHALAFVLAEAAERFAEWLER; from the coding sequence ATGACGCTCCGCGTCGTGATCGTTGGGGCCGGCGTCGTCGGCCGCACCTGCGCCCTGCGCCTGTCGCGGGACGGCCATGACGTCGTGGTGGTCGAGCGCGACCCGCAGAAGGCGCGCGAGATCCTCGACAAGCTCGACGTCCAGGTCATCACCGGGAACGGCTGCTCCCTCTCCGTCCTGCGAGAGGCGGGCCTGGGCCGCGCCGATCTCCTCCTTGCCGTCACCGACTCCGACGAGATGAACCTGATCGCGGCCCTGCTCGCGGGCACCGCGTTCGACGTGAGGACCAAGGTCGTGCGCCTGCGCGCCGACGAGTACCTGGACAACGTCGCCGAGCTTGCACGGAGCTGGCGCGGGAAGACCTACGGGTTCAGTCCGGACCGCGTGGCCGCCGCCCGCATCGGCGCGATGCTCGACGTGCCCCACGCTGTCGACGTCGCCGAGATGCTGGACGGCAGCGTGATCGTCGCTGGTTTTCGGGTGGGACCCGAATGCCCGCTGGTCGGGCGCAGCATGGCCTCCCTCCGGAAGCAGTATCGGGACGCACAGGTGCTCGTCGCGGCGATCTACCGGAAGGGCAAAGCCCTCATCCCGGGAGGCTCGACCGCGCTGGAGGTGGGGGACGTCGCCTACTTCTCGGCCGTCAAGAAAGAGATCGGTCAGGTCGTCCGCCTGATGGGGCACCGGTTCGACCGGGAGCCGCGCGTGGTCATCGGAGGCGGCGGTCACATCGCGCGGAACGTGGCGCGCTACGCCCTGGAACGCGGGCTCCGGACCACGCTCATTCTCAGCCGGCGCGACGAGGCCGAGGAGCTGGCGGTGGCGATGCCGGAGGCGACGGTCCTTTGCGGCCCCGTCACGGACGAGGATCTCCTCGCCGAGGCGGGGATCGACAGCCACACCACTTTCGTCGCGGCCACGCGGAACCACGAGAACAACCTCCTTTCCTCCGTCTTGGCGCGCCGGGCCGGCGCCTCGCGGGTGATCACTCTCGTGGACAACCCGACCTACATCCTGGTCGCCGAGCAGATGGGCCTGGACGCGGTGGTGTCCCCTCGACTCGGAGCGGTGAGCGCCATCCTCAGGTTCGTCCGGGGCGCCCACTACGAGGAGGTGGCCAGCCTTCCGCACGAGCTGATCGAGGTGGCCGCGATCGACGTCGACGAGAGCTCGCCTTTGGCTGGCAAGCCGCTCGGGGAGGTGGGGTTGCCGCCCGGGGTTCTGATCACGGCGGTGAGAACGCCGGCCGGCGTGTCGATCCCGGGCGGCCGGGACACGATCCCCCCCGGCTCGCACGCCCTCGCCTTCGTGCTCGCCGAGGCCGCCGAGCGGTTCGCCGAGTGGCTGGAGCGGTGA
- a CDS encoding TrkH family potassium uptake protein, whose protein sequence is MNLRQDLRIVGFLAWLLGGFLLLPLALALAFGEPAGCFAGAIALALLLGLAGWLAGRGSRAQILVRDGFLVVTTGWITVSLLGAVPYVLAGRLGPIDAIFESVSGFTTTGSSVLTDIEAWPASLLFWRALTQWIGGMGIILFTIAVLPVLGVGGMQLFKAEAPGPVTDKLAPRLSVTARYLWGTYVGLTAAEVLLLVLGGMPLLEAVDHAFTTMATGGFSPRNASIAAYPSSYIHWVVILFMFLASVNFVIHFRIATGRWREALRDEELHWYVLMVLFFAGTATAVLVAEGQAIGQAVEDAFFTVVSLISTTGYSTADFERWPPVLHALIFPILAVGGMAGSTAGGFKTLRTLIAFRALRMSFRRMIHPHAVTPVVYRGNPVPRDVLAAIWGFFALYLTLAAAGTLVLGAAGADPETAWSATLTAMAGIGPGLGGVGPTDNFAWLAGYAKLALSGLMLAGRLELYTLILVFLPGFWRR, encoded by the coding sequence ATGAACCTGCGGCAGGATCTGCGCATCGTCGGTTTTCTGGCGTGGCTCCTGGGCGGCTTCCTGCTGCTCCCGCTGGCGCTGGCGCTGGCGTTCGGCGAGCCGGCGGGCTGCTTCGCCGGCGCGATCGCGCTGGCCCTCCTGCTCGGCCTGGCCGGCTGGCTCGCCGGCCGCGGTTCGCGGGCGCAGATCCTGGTGCGCGACGGTTTCCTGGTCGTCACCACCGGCTGGATCACCGTGTCCCTGCTCGGCGCGGTGCCCTACGTGCTCGCGGGCCGCCTCGGGCCGATCGACGCGATCTTCGAGTCGGTCTCCGGCTTCACGACGACCGGCTCGTCGGTGCTGACCGACATCGAGGCGTGGCCCGCCTCGCTCCTGTTCTGGCGAGCGCTCACGCAGTGGATCGGCGGCATGGGGATCATCCTGTTCACGATCGCCGTGCTGCCGGTGCTCGGCGTCGGCGGGATGCAGCTGTTCAAGGCCGAGGCGCCCGGACCGGTCACCGACAAGCTCGCCCCCAGGCTGTCGGTGACCGCCCGCTACCTCTGGGGCACCTACGTCGGCCTGACCGCGGCGGAGGTGCTGCTGCTCGTCCTGGGCGGCATGCCCCTTCTGGAGGCGGTCGACCACGCGTTCACCACGATGGCGACGGGCGGATTCTCGCCGCGGAACGCGTCCATCGCCGCTTATCCGAGCAGCTACATCCACTGGGTGGTGATCCTCTTCATGTTCCTCGCCAGCGTCAATTTCGTGATCCACTTCCGGATCGCCACGGGCCGCTGGCGAGAGGCCCTGCGCGACGAAGAGCTGCACTGGTACGTGTTGATGGTGCTCTTTTTCGCCGGCACTGCGACCGCCGTGCTCGTCGCCGAGGGTCAGGCGATCGGTCAGGCGGTCGAGGACGCGTTTTTCACCGTCGTCTCGCTGATCTCCACGACCGGCTACTCGACGGCCGATTTCGAGCGCTGGCCGCCGGTGCTCCATGCGTTGATCTTCCCCATCCTCGCGGTGGGCGGGATGGCGGGATCGACGGCCGGGGGATTCAAGACGCTGCGCACGCTGATCGCGTTCCGCGCGCTCCGCATGAGCTTCCGCCGGATGATCCACCCCCACGCCGTGACCCCGGTCGTCTATCGCGGCAACCCGGTCCCGCGCGACGTGCTGGCGGCGATCTGGGGCTTTTTCGCCCTCTACCTGACCCTGGCCGCCGCGGGAACACTGGTGCTGGGCGCGGCCGGCGCGGATCCCGAGACGGCATGGAGCGCCACGCTCACGGCCATGGCTGGGATCGGCCCGGGACTGGGCGGCGTCGGGCCGACCGACAATTTCGCCTGGCTCGCCGGCTACGCGAAGCTGGCGCTGAGCGGGCTGATGCTCGCCGGCCGGCTCGAGCTGTACACGCTGATCCTCGTCTTCCTTCCCGGCTTCTGGCGCCGGTGA